Sequence from the Streptomyces sp. NBC_00358 genome:
GGAGAACGGCGGCGAGCGCGTCCACATCTGCCGTCCCGTGACCGTCGTACGGGACGACGCCGACCTGCTCGCGGTGTGGATGGCGCCGGGCACGGAGTGCGTGAAACCGGTGCTCGCCGACGGTTCCCCGGTGCACGGGGAGCCGCTGGAGTCGCGTTACACCAAACCACGCGCGGTCCGGCGCGACCGCTGGTTCGGGACCGGGGTGCTGAAGCTGGCGCGGCCGGGCGACCCCTGGTCGGTGTGGCTGTTCTGGGACCAGGGCTGGCGTTTCAAGAACTGGTACGTGAACCTGGAGGCCCCGCTCACCCGTTGGGCGCGCGGGGTGGACTCCGAGGACCACTTCCTCGACATCTCGGTCCACCCGGACCGGAGTTGGCGCTGGCTCGACGAGGACGAATTCGCCATGGCGCAGCGGGCCGGTCTGATGGATGCTCAACTGGCGGCACGGGTGAGGAAGGCGGGGTGGTCCGCGGTGGAGGTGATCCGCGCCTGGGGCGCGCCGTTCTCGGACGGATGGCAGCACTGGAGGCCCGATCCGGGCTGGCCTGTTCCCGCTCTGCCGGATGACTGGGACCGTACGCCCGCGCACGTGTCCTCATGAGACCCTTGATGCGCCCCCGTGGTACAACCGTAGGATCGTCTTCCGCAAGGGCGCACGGCAGCAACAACTCCCGCAGGATGAGCCGGGCTTGACCATATGTCACCGAGGGGCGGCAGGACGTGAGCGAGGGGTACGAGGCGTACGGCGGCGTGGCCGGCCAGGGACCGGCCGTATCGCGCGGGCCGGTCACGACGGCCGCGCGGGCGGGGGCTTCGGCCACCGCCCTCCTGTCGGCACGGGTCGTTCCTGGCCGCCCGCAGGCCGTATCGTGCCGGGCGGCGGCTCTCCTTGCCGTCGTTCCCGGCCCTGACGACACGCAGAATCCGTTCCTGGGGCACACATTCCGGGTATCGGGGCTGCGGGACGAACTGCGCGCACGGCGCGCAGCCCCGGACGGATGGATTCGACACGCGTGACGGAGCACCCCACCTCGCACGAGCGCCGGCAGAGCGGCGCCGGCCGGCCGCCCGCCCCCGCGGACCCTCGCGGGGCGCTCCTGCGTACCTCCGAGCAGCCGTCCCAGCTACCGGGTTCCGGCGCGTTACCGGTACAGGCCCGTACGGGCGACGCGCCGAGGAGCTCGGGTACGGCCACGCCGCGCGGCAAGCGCGGCAAGGCCGGCGGCAAGGTGCCCGCCGACGCCGGCATGTCCTCGGGCACGGACGTGCCGTCCGCCGCGTCCTCCGGGCCCGGTCCGGAGCACTCGCAGCCGTCGGCGACCGAGCCCGACCCGCACCGCCCGCGGCCCGCGCCGGAGGGCATCCCGATCCAGCCGGACGCCGAGCAGGGCCGCGCCTCGCGGACCTCCGGCGCCAAGGAGCGCCGTACGGGTCAGGGTGTCCCGCAGGGCGGACCGATGCCGATGCGGCGGGACGGGGACCGGCTGCGCTTCGTGGGGGCCGCGACCCGGCGGATCGCCCGGGGCATCGACCTCGACGAGATCGTGATGGGGCTGTGCCGGGCCACCGTGCCCACCTTCTCCGACGCGATCCTCGTCTATCTGCGCGATCCGCTGCCGGTCGGCGACGAGCGGCCCACGGGTCCCCTCGTGCTGCGGCTGCGGCGCACGGACCGGATTCCCGAGGAACGGGACACCGAGAGCGGATTCATGTCCGCGCTGCGGCCCGAGCCCAGTGAGCTGTCGGCGATGACGGCAGAGCTGTGCGAGGTGCGCCCCGGTGGCGCGCTCGCCGAGGTGCTGCGCGGTGTGCGGCCGGTGTTCGCGGACGCGCCCGCGGCGCGTGCCGCGCTGCCCGAACTGCTCGGCGACGATCTGCCGGTGCCGAGCGGGCAGCGGGCGATCCTCGCCCCGCTGCGCGGCCGGCGCCGGGTGATCGGCGCCGCGCTGTTCCTGCGCCGGCCGGAGCGGCTCGCCTTCGAGGCGGACGATCTGCTGGTCGCGGCGCAGCTCGCCACGCACAGCGCGCTCGGTATCGACAAGGCGGTGCTGTACGGCCGCGAGGCGTACATCGCGGACGAGCTGCAGCGCACGATGCTGCCCGAGACGCTGCCGCGTCCCACGGGCGTACGGCTCGCGTCCCGCTATCTGCCGGCCGCGGAGACGGCGCGGGTGGGCGGCGACTGGTACGACGCGATCCCGCTGCCGGGCAGCCGGGTCGCGCTGGTCGTCGGCGATGTGATGGGCCACTCCATGACGTCGGCGGCGATCATGGGCCAGCTGCGGACCACGGCGCAGACCCTCGCGGGGCTGGATCTGCCGCCGCAGGAGGTGCTGCACCATCTGGACGAGCAGGCGCAGCGGCTCGGCACGGACCGCATGGCGACCTGCCTGTACGCCGTCTACGACCCGGTGTCGCACCGGATCACGATCGCCAACGCGGGCCATCCGCCGCCGGTGCTGCTGCATCTGGGCGGGCGGGCCGAGGTGCTGCGGGTGCCGCCGGGTGCCCCGATCGGTGTGGGCGGGGTCGATTTCGAGGCGGTGGAGCTGGACGCGCCCGCCGGGGCGACGCTGCTGCTGTACACGGACGGGCTGGTCGAGTCGCGGCTCCGCGACGTCTGGACCGGGATAGAGCAGTTGCGCGAGAAGCTCGCGGCGGTCGCGGCGCTGACCGGGCCGGATCATCCGCCGCCGCTGGAAGCTCTGTGCGACGAGGTGCTCGACATGCTCGGCCCGGGTGACCGGGACGACGACATCGCGCTGCTCGCCGCGCGGTTCGACGGGATCGCGCCGAGCGATGTCGCGTACTGGTTCCTGGAGCCGGAGGACGCGGCGCCGGGCCGGGCCCGGCGCCTGGCCCGGCGGGCTCTGGCCCGCTGGGGCATGGAGGACATGACCGACTCCGTGGAGCTGCTGGTCAGCGAGGTCGTGACGAACGCGGTGCGGTACGCGTCGCGGCCGGTGACGCTGCGGCTGCTGCGGACGGACGTCCTGCGCTGCGAGGTCGGCGACGACGTGCCGCAGCTCCCGCGGCTGCGGCAGGCGCGGGCCACGGACGAGGGCGGTCGCGGGCTGTTCCTGGTGAACCGGCTGGCGCGACGGTGGGGGGCGACCCGGCTGAGTACGGGAAAGGTCGTCTGGTTCGAGTTGAACCGGAACTGACCGGGTACCCGTCGGGCCTCACCCCGGCGGACCGGCCCTGAACCGGTTCCGGACCGGACCGGGACCAGCGCTGAACCGGTCCCGGAACGGACCGGCGCTGAACGGTGCCGGGCCCGCCGGTTCCGGACCGTGCGGGTGCCGGACCTGCCGGGCCTGCCGGTCTTGGACCGTGCCGGTCCCGGGGCCGTACGGGCACCGGACCTGCCGGTGCCGGACCTGCCGGTGTTGGACCTGTCCGTTTCGGACCCGTGCGGCGCCCGGCCTGGCGGTGCCGGACCGTGCGGGCGCCGGGCGGGTTCCATGTTGCCGACATGGTGTCGGCGGCGTTGACTGCTGGGGTGAGCGAAGCGACCTGACGACCTCATCTCCGACAGGAGGACGCTCGTGACGCAGGCATCCCGGAAGGCTCCGTACACCACGAACAACGTCGGGATTCCGGTGGAGAGCGACGAACACTCGCTCACCGTCGGACCCGACGGCCCGATCCTGCTCCAGGACCACTACCTCATCGAGAAGATGGCGCAGTTCAACCGTGAGCGGGTGCCCGAGCGGGTGGTGCACGCCAAGGGCAGTGGCGCGTACGGATTCTTCGAAGTCACCAACGACGTCAGCCAGTTCACCAGGGCCGATCTCTTCCAGCCGGGCAGGCGGACCGAGATGCTGGCGCGCTTCTCGACCGTGGCCGGTGAGCAGGGCTCGCCCGACACCTGGCGCGACCCCCGCGGCTTCGCCCTGAAGTTCTACACCGAGCAAGGCAATTACGACCTGGTGGGCAACAACACCCCGGTCTTCTTCGTCCGTGACACGATCAAGTTCCAGGACTTCATCCGCTCGCAGAAGCGCCACCCGGTGACGGGGCTGCGCGACCACGACATGCAGTGGGACTTCTGGACGCTCTCGCCCGAGTCGGCGCACCAGGTCACCTGGCTGATGGGCGACCGGGGCATCCCGAAGACGTACCGCCACATGAACGGCTACGGCTCCCACACCTACATGTGGATCAACGGCGGTGGTGAGCGGTTCTGGGTGAAGTACCACTTCAAGACCGACCAGGGCATCGACTTCCTCACCCAGGCCGAGGCCGACGAACTGGCCGGGAAGGACCCGGACCTGCACCGCCGGGATCTGTACGAGTCGATCGAGTCGGGGAAGGCGCCGAGCTGGACGCTGAAGGTCCAGATCATGCCGTTCGAGGACGCGGCCGACTACCGGTTCAATCCCTTCGACCTGACGAAGGTCTGGCCGCACGGGGACTACCCGCTGATCGACGTGGGCCGCATGGTCCTGGACCGGAATCCCGAGGACTACTTCGTCCACATCGAGCAGGCCGCCTTCGAGCCCTCGAACCTGGTGCCGGGCATCGGGCCCTCGCCGGACAAGATGCTGCTGGGCCGGCTGTTCTCGTACCCCGACACCCACCGGTACCGGATCGGCCCCAACTACGCCCAGTTGCCGCCCAACCGGCCGCACGCCCCGGTGAACTCGTACGCCAAGGACGGTGCGATGCGCTACGAGCCGTCGACGGCAGCCCGTCCCTACGCGCCCAACTCCTACGGCGGCCCGGCGGCCGACTACGGTCGGTTCGGTGACCCCGCGAGCTGGCAGACCGCCGGCGAGCTGGTGCGTGAGGCGTACAAGCCGCACAGCGCGGACGACGACTGGGGCCAGGCGGGCACGATGGTCCGCCAGGTCCTCGACGAAGCGGCCCGCGATCGGCTGGTCGACAACGTGAGCGGTCACCTCAAGGACGGTGTCACCCGCCCGGTGCTGGGCCGTGCCGTCCAGTACTGGCGCAACGTGGACAAGGAGACCGGCGACCGGATCGCGCAGAGCGTGAACGGGGGCTGAACCGCCGAAGGGCCGGCCGGACCCCGCGTGCGGGGTCCGGCCGGCCCTTCGGTCGGTGCTTACTGCTGGCTGGTCTGGTCGAACGGGTTGTCCGGGACCCCGTCGGTGGGCGTTCCCGTCGGTGTGGACGGGCTCGTCGTCGTCGGCTGGGTCGTCGTGGGCTCGTCCGTGGGGGTCGGCGGGCTGCTCGTGGTGGGCGGCTCCGTCGAGGGCTTCTCGGTCGTCGGGGTCGACGACGGCGTGCTGGACGGCGTCTGGGTGAAGGTGGGGGTGTCGGTCGGCGCCACCGCGGCACCCGAGGTGGTGTTCAGGTCGAACTTGGTGACGTGACCGGCCATCGCCTCGAAGGTGTAGGCCGCCCAGATCTTCGCCGGGTAGCCACCGCCGTTGACACGGCCGCCCTCCAGGAAGAGGCCGGTGGCGCCCTTCATGGAGACCTGGTTGTGGGTCTTCGCGTCCTCACCGAACAGCAGGACCGAGGTGACCAGGCTCGGCGTGTAGCCGGTGAACCAGGCCGACTTGTTGTTGTCGGACGTACCGGTCTTGCCGGCGACCACCTGGCCGTCGCGGTTCGGGTTGTCCCGCACCGAGACCCGGGCCGTACCGTCGTCGACCACGCCGGTCAGCACCGAGGTGACCGTGTCGGCGGCCTCCTCGCTGATGACCTGGTCGCCGATCGGGTCCGGCATCGTGACCGAATGGTCCTTGTGCTCGACCGAGGCGACGATCGACGGCGTGACCAGCTTGCCGTGGTTGTCGAGCGTGGCGTACGCGCCCGCCATCTCCAGCGGGCTCGCGCCCATGGAGCCGAGGGTCTGCGCGGGCACCGCCTGGAGGCCCTTGGTGTTCATGCCGAGCTTGCCCGCGACCTTCAGCACCTCGTCCATGCCGACGTCGACGCCCATCTGCGCGAAGACGGAGTTGATGGACTTGTTCATCGCGGTCTGCACCGTGACGGGGCCGTAGCTGTGCTCGTCCTCGTTCGGCGGCGCGAAGCCGATGTCGCTGCCGACGACGGGACGGCGGTTGGTGCCGTCGTAGATCGTGTTCGCGGTGATCGGCTGCCCGGAGTGCGTCTTGGCCTCCTCGGCGAGGGCGGCCGCGAAGATCAGCGGCTTGAACGTCGAGGCGGCCTGGTAGTCCCGGCGCGTCGCGTTGTTGTAGTAGTGCTTGAAGTAGTCCTTGCCGCCGTACATCGCGAGGACCTTGCCGGTCTTGGGGTCGACCGAGACCGCACCGGCCTGCATGTTGGCGTCGACCTTGCGCTTCTTCGGGTCCAGCTTGCTGGTGAGCTGCTGCTTGACGGTCTTCTCCAGCAGGTTCTGCTTCTTCTTGTCGATGTTGAGCTTGATGGTCCAGCCGCCCGCGTCGACCATCGCGTTGGCGTCGTCGAGGCTGGCCGTGGCGCCCTGGGCGACGAGCTGCTTCGCCAGCTCGCTCTTGGCCTCGGTCATCAGATAGCCGGTCTGGCCCTCCATGCCGGGCGCGCCCTTGGGGTCGTCGGGGACCGGGAACTTCATGGTGGCGCGCCGGCCCGAGTCGAGCCAGTGCTGCTCGACCATGTTGTCGAGGGTGTAGTTCCAGCGGGCCTGGACCAGCTTCT
This genomic interval carries:
- a CDS encoding catalase; this translates as MTQASRKAPYTTNNVGIPVESDEHSLTVGPDGPILLQDHYLIEKMAQFNRERVPERVVHAKGSGAYGFFEVTNDVSQFTRADLFQPGRRTEMLARFSTVAGEQGSPDTWRDPRGFALKFYTEQGNYDLVGNNTPVFFVRDTIKFQDFIRSQKRHPVTGLRDHDMQWDFWTLSPESAHQVTWLMGDRGIPKTYRHMNGYGSHTYMWINGGGERFWVKYHFKTDQGIDFLTQAEADELAGKDPDLHRRDLYESIESGKAPSWTLKVQIMPFEDAADYRFNPFDLTKVWPHGDYPLIDVGRMVLDRNPEDYFVHIEQAAFEPSNLVPGIGPSPDKMLLGRLFSYPDTHRYRIGPNYAQLPPNRPHAPVNSYAKDGAMRYEPSTAARPYAPNSYGGPAADYGRFGDPASWQTAGELVREAYKPHSADDDWGQAGTMVRQVLDEAARDRLVDNVSGHLKDGVTRPVLGRAVQYWRNVDKETGDRIAQSVNGG
- a CDS encoding transglycosylase domain-containing protein, which translates into the protein MGRAEERRARQAQGRRAAPQRSSGHESAGPGAEVTAGARAGGKPRRTGIRRFVNWKTVLGTFFGFCLLGMGAFIVLYMVVSVPEGNAAARQQSNIYEYSDGSLLGRSGKVNREIVDLSKVPKSVQKTFVAAENKTFYNDSGIDLKGTARGLINTLSGKGKQGGSTITQQYVKNYYLSQDQTVTRKLKEMVISLKLDRQKSKDDILAGYINTSYYGRNAYGIQAAARAYYGVDASRLKVEQGAYLASLLQAPSQYDWAVASKTGKKLVQARWNYTLDNMVEQHWLDSGRRATMKFPVPDDPKGAPGMEGQTGYLMTEAKSELAKQLVAQGATASLDDANAMVDAGGWTIKLNIDKKKQNLLEKTVKQQLTSKLDPKKRKVDANMQAGAVSVDPKTGKVLAMYGGKDYFKHYYNNATRRDYQAASTFKPLIFAAALAEEAKTHSGQPITANTIYDGTNRRPVVGSDIGFAPPNEDEHSYGPVTVQTAMNKSINSVFAQMGVDVGMDEVLKVAGKLGMNTKGLQAVPAQTLGSMGASPLEMAGAYATLDNHGKLVTPSIVASVEHKDHSVTMPDPIGDQVISEEAADTVTSVLTGVVDDGTARVSVRDNPNRDGQVVAGKTGTSDNNKSAWFTGYTPSLVTSVLLFGEDAKTHNQVSMKGATGLFLEGGRVNGGGYPAKIWAAYTFEAMAGHVTKFDLNTTSGAAVAPTDTPTFTQTPSSTPSSTPTTEKPSTEPPTTSSPPTPTDEPTTTQPTTTSPSTPTGTPTDGVPDNPFDQTSQQ
- a CDS encoding SpoIIE family protein phosphatase, whose product is MDSTRVTEHPTSHERRQSGAGRPPAPADPRGALLRTSEQPSQLPGSGALPVQARTGDAPRSSGTATPRGKRGKAGGKVPADAGMSSGTDVPSAASSGPGPEHSQPSATEPDPHRPRPAPEGIPIQPDAEQGRASRTSGAKERRTGQGVPQGGPMPMRRDGDRLRFVGAATRRIARGIDLDEIVMGLCRATVPTFSDAILVYLRDPLPVGDERPTGPLVLRLRRTDRIPEERDTESGFMSALRPEPSELSAMTAELCEVRPGGALAEVLRGVRPVFADAPAARAALPELLGDDLPVPSGQRAILAPLRGRRRVIGAALFLRRPERLAFEADDLLVAAQLATHSALGIDKAVLYGREAYIADELQRTMLPETLPRPTGVRLASRYLPAAETARVGGDWYDAIPLPGSRVALVVGDVMGHSMTSAAIMGQLRTTAQTLAGLDLPPQEVLHHLDEQAQRLGTDRMATCLYAVYDPVSHRITIANAGHPPPVLLHLGGRAEVLRVPPGAPIGVGGVDFEAVELDAPAGATLLLYTDGLVESRLRDVWTGIEQLREKLAAVAALTGPDHPPPLEALCDEVLDMLGPGDRDDDIALLAARFDGIAPSDVAYWFLEPEDAAPGRARRLARRALARWGMEDMTDSVELLVSEVVTNAVRYASRPVTLRLLRTDVLRCEVGDDVPQLPRLRQARATDEGGRGLFLVNRLARRWGATRLSTGKVVWFELNRN
- the fomD gene encoding cytidylyl-2-hydroxypropylphosphonate hydrolase, producing the protein MAEGGAVRRAEAGGPTAYWKPGSQVLWRYRENGGERVHICRPVTVVRDDADLLAVWMAPGTECVKPVLADGSPVHGEPLESRYTKPRAVRRDRWFGTGVLKLARPGDPWSVWLFWDQGWRFKNWYVNLEAPLTRWARGVDSEDHFLDISVHPDRSWRWLDEDEFAMAQRAGLMDAQLAARVRKAGWSAVEVIRAWGAPFSDGWQHWRPDPGWPVPALPDDWDRTPAHVSS